GAAAAATTTGTCACGACGCCGCGCGCATCGGTCTGCTTCGTCAGATTGTCGACCGGGTCATATTCATAGCTCCAGTGGCCCATGTCCGGGTCATCCATCGAGCGCTTGCGGCCAAGCGAATCATAGGTGATGCGCGTGATGTTGCCCTTGGTGTCAGTGACTTGTGTCAGATTATTGAGCGTGTCGTACTCGTAGGTGGTGGTATACGTTTCAGTTTCATTCAACTCTTCTGCTTTGATGAGCCGGCCGTAGGCATCGTTGGTGTGGCGCGTTTGATGCTCGTTGGCATCGGTGCCGGTGACGGACCAGTCGTCATACTGCGTGTGCGTCGTGCTGCCGTCGGCGTTCGTGGTGGTGAGCAAGCGGCCAGGGGGATCATACGTGTAACTGACTGTGGCCAAGTGGCCGGGTGGCCCAGTGGCCACGTACGTCATGGAGAACTCATCGAGGTAGGGAACCCATTGCTGGGCGACTTGGCCGCGCGCGTTGAACTCTACCGCGCCGGTCACGATCTGTTTGGTGGAGTCTTCGGCCGGGGTGCGGGTTTGGATCGTTCGCCCAAGCCCATCCATGAAGGTCGAGACATCAATGGTCGGCGTTTGGCCGCTGTTGATGCGCGTGCGCGTGACGGTTGTGATCGGCACGCTGGAGAGGATGTACTCGTAGCTGATGGTGGGCAGGCTGCTCGTGTCCGTCGGCCCAATAACTTTGGTGACGCGGCCCAAGACATCGTACTCGGTGGTGGACGTCACCCCGTTGGCATCGGTGGAGCTGATGACCGCACCGGTACGCGGATCATAGACAAGCGCGCGCGTGTGATTGAGCGCGTTCTTGATCTCGATGAGATACGTGCCGCTGGCATCATACGTGTTGGTCGTGACGCGGCCCAGGGCGTCTTTCACCGTTTTGACGTTGCCGTAGGCGTCATAGGTCAGCGTGGTGGCGAACCACTGTTCTGGGCTCTGGGCTCCGGGCTCGGATAACCACTCCTCTTCTTTGGCAAGATTGGGACCGTCATACGTGAAGCGGCGCTGGGCGACGACCTGGCCGCCCGCATCCAGCGTTTGCGTCAGGCTCGGTTTGTTGAGGATCCACGCCGATTCGTTGTAGACGTAGGCGGTGGTGCCGGCACGCTCATCGCCGGCCGCGTCCACCTCGCCATCCGCGTCGGTTCGGGTGATGTTGCCGTAGGCATCGTAGGCGAAGCGGCTCCGCGTGCGCTTGAACGTCGCGTCGCCGTCATAGAGCACACTCTCCGTCTGCTCGAGCTTGACGAAGTGCACGCCGGGGAACGGTTCGGTGGTGGTCCACGTTTGCTCAGACCGCGTCCAGAGATTGCCGCTGGCATCGCGTGTTTCGCTGACCGACGGCCGCCCTTTGCGATAGAAATCTTGCAGGAATGTGGTGGATGAGACATTGCCATCCACATCGCGGACGGATGCCGAGGCAAACCCTCGGAACTCCTTAGTAGGTCCATCGTAGAAGCCGCCGGCGTAGCTGTAGGTGGTGGCGTAGCGATGATTCATGCCATCGCTGATGGTCGATGATGCGACGACCGGCAGGATAAACGGCAGCAGCGTGTTGTTAAGCTGGCTCGAGGGCTGATACGCCAGCGAGGTCGCCCCGCCCAGGCCGTTGTCCATCCCGATGAGCAGATCCGCAAAGCCGCTGCCGCGGGATTGAGCCATCTCCGAGCGGCCGGTGAGGCTATTGAGCACGGCGAGATCCATCGCCCCGTCGCCGTTTAAGTCCCCCACCTGCAGGCTGTCATCCGGCGAGCGCAGGCTAAAGGCAAAGGGCAGCACCTTCAGCGGATCGTATGACGTTCCGCGCAACGGCAAGAAGACGACCTGCCCGGAGCCGCGGTCATAGTAGGCCACGTCGGTGATCCCATCGCCGTTGAAGTCCGCGGTCGTATGCGGCAGATTCGGTCCGAAGTTTCGCAGCCACGTGGCATTCGAGATAAACCCATTACCGGTGGAGAAGGCCCACAACCAATCGCCGGCGTTGCGGCGCACAATCCCGACATCGGTCAGCCCATCGCCGTTGAAATCCCCGGTCACAGGATCAGCCTCCGAGCTGCCCAGGGTGAGGGCCAACGCCGAGGACCGCACAAACGTGCCGCTGGCGTTGAGCCAGATCTCCCACGTCCCCGCGCTGTATTCGCCGAGATCGACGAGCCCGTCGCCGTTGAAATCGCCAGTCAGCGGCGTGCCGCTGGCGGTCGAGATGGACGGGCGGACATCGGCTTGGAAACTGGAGCTCGTCGAGCGGGCAAAGCGCCACGTGCTGCCATTGACGATGGCGATGTCGGTCAGCCCGTCGCCGTCCCAGTCGCCGAGGACCGGCACGCTGCCGGTATTCCCGAAGCTGGTCAGCCAGGTCTCGGCCGGGGAGGTGCCGAAACTCTGGCCGCGCGAGACCGCCCACGTGCCGGTGATGGCGTCAAAGGTGATGAGATCATTCGTGCCGTTGCCGTCGACATCGCCGGTGAGCTGCGGTTTCAAGAACTGGCTGGGACTCATGACATCGACTTGGGTTGCGAGCCCGCCCGTCAGCCGCAAATTGTCCCAGCCTTGATGCTCGTGATAGGCCGTGATATGCAACTGGCTCCAGCCGGCACTCAGCGAGACGCTGATGGCCTCATTCGTGCCCCCGAGGCGCGTCACCCCGCCGGCATCTTCGCGCCAGACGCAGCCCTCCACATCGTTGCTGCGCGGAAATTGCAGCGCAATCGTCCTGGCACTGCTGGCATAGACCCAGGTGTAGGCGTGGACAAACTGATCCTGGCAGGCGTTGAGCGTGATGGTGCCGTCACTACTGACCGCAGCCCCCGCGCACCCAAGATCTGCGGAGCTGCTCACGACGGTGGGCGAGCCCCACGGCAAACCGGCATAGGGATTGACACAGCCGAAGTTGTCATTGCCGGTATCCAGGCCAGCCTTGCGCAGGTTCCACGCCACGACGCTCGTCGACGCGCCGCTGCTGGACACCGTGTAGGCCGGGGCGTCTTCTTGATACGTGAAGCGGGTCGCCGGCAGGCTGGTGAGGCCGTCATGACCCACCTGAGTGATCGAGTCCAGCAGCGACCGGCCGGTGCGAGCGCTTGCACGGTACCCGAGCGCATACCGACGGGCCAGGACAAGGGATGGTGGATCGTGGATGGTGGATCGTGTTTCGATGGCGGTGAGCCGCTTGGCCGTGGTGACCGCATACCCGCTGCGGTAGCTGATCTCGACATCCGGACGATTCTCCAGGATGAAATCGACTTGGTTCGCCGGGGCCAGGCCGGTCGGTTCATGGCCGGTGTAGCGAATCTGCGACGGGTACAACTGACTTTGATCTTTCACGTACGTGATCGTCAGGCTGTTGCCGTTGACATCGATCACCTGATCCAAGCCCCAGCGGAACGCGCGGCCCAGGCTCTCCACCTGCGAGGCGGCGGTCTGGCCGAAGAAATACCGGGTGCCGGATTTGTCCCGCACTTCCCAGCCGCTGAGGCTCTTATCCTCAACGCGCAGGAAGAGCCCTTCGTCTTTGGCGCGGTACGTGCCATCGGCAATGCGCACCAGCTCCGAGGCCACGCCCTGGAACATGAAGGTGAAGGCATCGGTGCTGTCGTACTTCGGGACTCCGTCTTTGGTGTTGCGCTCGATAAAGCCCAGATCCAGGCCCCAGCCCACCCCGACCCAGCTGTTGCGAGATGAGGAGGAGTAGGAGAGGCCGAGACTCGGTTGCATCCCTTTGCGTCCCGGCGGCACGGCGATGGGAATCGACGTGGTCGCGCGGCCGGTGAACAAATCCGGCTGAAAACTTTGGATGGTGCTCACCGCCGGCGGCGGAGCCGAGCCGGCTGAGGCCGTGGAGGAGCCCGGGGCCGCCTCAGCCCTCCGCGGCGGCAGCGCGAGTTGGCTGACCACGAGCGCTACCGCCGTCAGCCCAGCAGCCCCTCTCCGAGCGATATCAGATATGAAATGGGCATTTGATATCTGATATAGAATGGGCCTTTCATATCTGATATGGAATGGGCTTTTCATATCTGATATCGCCTCATGGGATTTTCACCATGCCGAATTCTGGACTGTGATTGTTGGCGCTCTGGACGCTGATCGAGCTGCCGGAGTTCTGGTAGACCACGAGCTCCACGTAGTCATTCGCGGCAAGATCGTAATGGGTGACCACCGAGATCACCGAGAGTTCACCGGTGGTCGCATCCCCCATGGTCAGCGCGATGACGGGGGACTCATTCAGGCGAATGCCGACCTGCCGGTGTCCGATCGAGTTCGCGCTAAACCGCACATGTCCGTAGATCAGGTATTTCCCTGCGGTCTTCGCCGTCAGCCGGCTGGTGTTGGCCGCGGTGTCATGGATGGCGTCCGTGTCCCACCGTTCAGCGTTAAAGGTGAGGGGGGTATAGGTCCCATGCGGGACGCTGATGGCCGTCGCGTTGAAGACGCGAGCGCTGATGTCCGTGGGAGATGCTAGGCTCTCCGCAACCTGAGCGCGCAACGCCATCGGAACACTGGTAATCTGCTGGCGCGGGGAGAGCTCCGGGTCGGTGCTCACTTGGATCGAGAGCCAGCGGGCACTGTTCCATTCGATGTTCAACGGTGTTGCCTGGCCGAGCAGCACGCTGAACTGGCCGCCGGCGATGGCCACATTCGGCTGCGTTTCTTCCCACAGCGTTGTCCCCGCGGTCTGCGCATCATAGATCCGAAACGTCATCGTGTAGGGCCCTTCCAGCGGAACGCCATTGCTGTCTCTCGCGTCCCCTTGGAAGCGGATGACGTGCGGTATGTCAGCGTACGCTTGACTCGTCAGCAGCAGGCTCATCAGTATTAGGCACCAAACACTCTTGGTCATCGGAGACCTCCGCGTTGGTAATGGCTGTAATAGGCTTCAAGGACGATGCGTTGAAGTTCCTCCTTGAGTTCTTTCGTGAGCGGAATGACACTGTCATGCCAATCTCCTTTTGTGCCTTGCTGCCTCGGCATGCTGACGAATGGTCCATTTCGACCTTCCACAACTCGGATGCCTTTGATGAGCAGGGAGTGATTGACGGCGACATCGCAAAACGCTTTTAAGGAGGTGCGCTGACTGTGCGCGACGAATCGGGTAATAGCCAACTTCATTGGTTCACTCATCACGGATGCTCTACCGTTGGTCGTGCCACGCGCACCTTCACGTCCACAGTGCGCTCGCCGCCGAAGGCGTCGCGAACGGCCGCGGTGATCGTATGCACGCTGGTGGCGCTTAAGGATGGCGTCCAGACGATCGAGGCCGCGCTGCTCCAGTCGCCAAGCGGCGCGCCATCGACGGAGAATCGGTATTCGATGGGGTCCTGCTCCGCATCCGAGGCCGTCACCTGTAATGTGGCCGGCGCATTCGCTGGCACTTTGGCGCGCGCGGCAGGCTGGATGATCTGCAGCGTGGGGATGGTGCCCAGCGTGATGGCATGCGCGGCTTCAGTGACATGGCCGTTGGGGCTGACCGCGGCTAACCGCAGCGTGTTCGCACCGGGCGAGAGCGGGATGTCGACCGAGAAGCCTTGCCCTTGACGGGCGGCTACGATGCCGTTGATCGTCACGGCGGTCAGGCTGTCATCGACGCTGCCGGTCAGTGTGGCCGGTGTGAGGTTCGTTTTCGACGGCGCAGCGAAGCTCACCACCGGCGGCAGGGCATCGACAACGATGCGCGCGGTATTCGACGCGCTCGCATTGCCGGCCGCATCTTTCGTGACGATGACGAAGACGTTATCGCCTTCGATGAACGACACGGTCGCACTCCACGTCGTCGCGTCATTCAGCGAGACGACTTCTTGATCGGAGATCCACACGGACGTTTGCGGTGTTTTTGTGCCGGTGAGCGTGTGTGTGGCGGTTGCCAGGATGGTTGGCGCTGTCGCGACCGTCGGCCGCGCCGGTGGGCGCGTATCCAGGGTGACCGTGATGACTTTCGTGGCAGGATTGCCGGCCAGATCCTTCGCCGTGATCGCAATCTGATTAGGGCCTTCCACGACAGGCACGCCCTCGGCGCGAAACGCCGAGCCGGTGACGACGGCAGCTACGCCATTGACGATCGCGGAGCTTATCACTTCATCAGCGCTCCCTTCCACCGCGATCATCCGGCTGCCGGCTTGCGGCGGCGGGAGGCTGGGCGGAAACCCGGCGCGCACGACGTACAGGCTGTTGCTCATCATTCCGCCCATCGACAAGCCGGGGATGAGGACAACGCTGAGGCTGCCGGGGCTGGCAGCCGTTTGGGCAGTTGCCGCGATGGCTGGGGCGGTTTGCGCCGCCCCGATCACGGATCCATCCGCCGGCATCGTGCTGGTGATCACGGGCGGTGTGGTGTCAAAGACGACGGTGATGCCGTCCGAATAGCGCGTTGACGACAACAGCCCGCCGCCGTTTTTCGCGGCAACCCCGATGAAATATTTCTTGCCGTTGATCAGCGACAGGCTCGCACGGGTGACCTCGGTGGCCGTCCCCGTAGATGTCCAGCTCACGATGACAGCACCAGAGGTGGAATCTTGCCGGATGCAGTACTGGTAGCCGGCGATGCCGGACTCCGGGTCGCTGCTGATCGTCCAGACAGCGTGGAGCCAGGTTGAGGAGGCGGTCGTTGATCCGTCATCCGCGACGGTCACCGCGGAGGGGGGTGTGTTGTCGACGACGATCCCATCGGATGACGCCGACCATCCCCCCCACGCCCCAGCGCCGTTCTTCGCCCGAACTTGGTAGCGGTACTGGATGGTGTTGAGCCTGCCGCTGACGACCGCGTATCGCGAGGTCGCCGTCGTGGTCAGCGTGATCCACGCCCCCACCGGGCCCGCGCGCTCCTGGAGCTCATACGCCGCGATGCCGGAGTCAGGATCGCTTGCCGCAGCCCAGGACACGTAGTAGCTGCCATCTCCGTCGTAGTCGTAATCGACGGTGGCTGTGGAGGAGCCCTCCATCGGCTGGCCGGGTGAACCGGGCGGGGTGGGATCCGGCGTGCGGATGCCATCACTGTAGCGCGGGGTGGAGTAGAGGCCCGCGCCATTTTTCGCCAGCACCCCCACGAAGTAGAGCTTGCCGGGCAGCAGATTTAAAGCCGCGCGCGTGACCTCGGTGGCCAGGCCCACGGACGTGTAGGTGACGATCACCGCCCCGCTGGTCGAATCCTGCCGGATGAGGTACTGGTACCCAACGACCCCGGACTGCGCGTCGGTCGTTGGGGTCCACGTCGCATGCAGGCTGGTGAGCGATACTTGAGCCGCTCCGTCATCGGTGACGGTGGCGATCGTGACGGGCACGGTCTTATCGATCAGGATGCCATCAGAACTCGGCGAGAACGGCCCCCAGAGGCCGGCCTTATTCTGCGCGCGGACTTGGTAGAAGTACGTCGTCGTATCCAGCCGGCCGCTGACGTAGGCGTAGCGGTAGGCGGTGGTGCTCAGCGTCGACCACGCCCCGGCGAGCCCAGCGCGCTCCTGGAGTTCATACGCCGCGATGCCGGATTCCGCATCGGCGGCCGCCGGTGTGCCGTACCAATAGACGTAATACGACCCGCCGCCGATCGCATCGCGGTCGATGGTGGAGCCTTCGGTCGGCTGGGGCGGGGCGGTCGGCGGGGTGGTGTCGGCGGCGAAGGCCGGGAAGGAGGCGGCGAGCAGGGCGGCCAGGACGATGGCGATAAAGACCCACGGGATCCAGCGTCCTTCAGCCACCACGTTGCGCATTTAGAACCTCCAAAATCTCTTTGCAATATCTTCAATACCATATTTGGCGCCGCGGTGTCAAGGGTAGGTTTGAAAATAGTTCAAATTCATATTGACGCATCGAGAAAAACATGGCAGACTTGTCTCAGAGAGCAAACCGGATGACGCCACAATGAGGAGGAAGCGCCGCATGAGCCCCGCCGCACGCACCAAGCCGGTTCGCCGCTCCAAACGCCCCAAGCCGCCTTCCGCCGACACCGCCAAAACGGTGGGGGCGCGGCTTCATGCCATCCGCAAGGCGCAGAAGGTCAGGCTGCTGGAGCTCGCGGAGCGATCCGGGGTGGACGCCGGCACGATCTCCCGCATCGAAACCGGCAAGATGACGGGCACGCTCGAATCGCACATCGCGCTCGCCACCGCGCTCGGGCTGAAGGTCACGGAGCTCTATGCGGGCATCGAGGAGGCGCGCCTGAAAGACGCCGTGACGGTGCAGCCGGCCTCAGCCCGGGCCGAGGTGTACGTGCACCAGGCCGGCAAGACCTCGCTGGCGATGCTCACCGCCGACATCCTCAAGAAGAAGCTGATGCCAGTACTCATCACCATCGAACCCGGCGGGGCCACGCATAAAGAGGAAGCCAAGGTGGGCACGGAGAAATTCCTCTACGTGCTCGAGGGAGTACTCGAGGCGCACGTGGGGCAGGCCACCCATCGCCTCACCCGGGGCAGCACGCTGTACCTGGACGCGTCGATTCCGCATCAACTGCGCAACCCAGGCTCCAAGCCCGTGCGCTGTCTTTCCGTGACCACACCCCCAGCGTTATAACCATCACAGGAGGACGACATGCCGAAACCACGGATTCTCATTGCGGATGACGAAGAAGGAATTAGGGAATCGCTGAGTTTGATCCTGGAACATGACTACGACCTGACATTTGCGGAAAACGGGCAGCAAGCGCTGGAGGCACTCCGCCGCGCCTCGTTTGACGTCGTACTCCTCGACATCAAGATGCCGAAGCTCGACGGTCTTGACGTGCTGCGGACTCTCAGGAAAGCCAAGACCAAGCCCCCCATCCTGGTGCTGACGGCGTATCAGAGCGTTGAGCTGGCGAAGGAGGCGGTGAAGCTGGGCGCGCGCGACTACCTGCCCAAGCCTTTCGACCGCGCCCAGATCCTCGATGCCGTCCGCGGCATCTTGCACGGTGGGTGATGCTCGCGCATTACGTGATCTCGCTTGGCTTAACGGCGGCCACCTTGGGCGTGCTGGCCCTGGTGGTCTACGCCAAAGGGGCCAGCCGGCCGTCCCACCAGCTCTTCGCGCTGTATTATTTGGCCATCGCCTGGTGGAGCGGGTTTGAAGCGCTCGCTATCACGCGCGCCGAGGCGATCAGCGCGCTATTCTGGTGGCGATGGAATCATCTCGGCGTCATCTTCATCCCCGTCTTCTTCGTGCATTTCGTCATCCTGCAGCTTGAGCCGGAGCGGAAAATCCGCCAGCAGCCGCTCCTGGTGCTCTCCTACGCGCTGGGCGCGGTGTTTGCCGGCCTTGATGCGACCCCCTGGCTCATCGAGCGCGTGCGGCAGAGCCCGCCGTTTCAGTTTTTCGTGCTGCCGGGACCGCTGTATGCGGTGTTTTTCCTCTGGTGGTTCACCTTGGCCGGGTACGGGCTGGTGATGCTCTTCCGGGTGTGCGCGAGATCCTCAGGATCAAAGAGAAATCAGCTCAGGTATTTTGCGTGGTCCATGCTGGCGGCGTATGTCGGCGGGGTGCCCAATTTTTTCCCCACCTTTGAGCTCTCCATCCCGTATCTCATGCCGTTTGGCACCTACGCCATCCCGCTGCACGGTGTCGTGGCCACCTACGCGATCGTGCGCCATCACCTCATGGATATCCGCCTGGCGGTCACGCGCACCGGCGCACTGCTGGCGACCTATCTGACCGTCCTCGGGATCCCCTTTGTCATGAGCTGGTGGGGCCGAGGGGTCTTGGAGGCGCGGCTCGGATCGCTGTGGTGGATGGCGCCGCTGGGACTGTGCACCGTGCTAGCCACCGCCGGGCCCTTCGCCTACGCGTACCTGCGGCGGCAGGCGGAAGACGCACTCTTGCGTGAGCAGCGTCGGTATCAGCGAGCGCTGCAAAAGGCGGCGCGCGGCATGACCCAGGTGCGCGAAGTCAAGACGCTGACCAAGCTGATCACGCGCGTCATCAGCCAGACGGTCGGGGTCACGCACGCCTCGCTGTTGTTGCGGGATGGGGCGGAGGGCGGCTATACGCTGCGGGCCAGCCGCGGGCCGCAGCGGCTGTCGCTTGAATCGCGCTATGTGCTCGAGGAGGCGCATCCGCTGATCCAGTGGCTCAAGGCGCAGCGGCGCGTCTACACGATCGACGACCTCGCCCGCTGCCGCGACGTGTCCATCCGCCGGGAGCTCGCCGGCCTCGGAGCCGCCCTGGTGATTCCCGGGCTGATTGAGCATCGGCTCATCGGGGTCTTGGTGCTTGGGCCGAAGCAATCCGGCGAGCCGTATTCGATCGATGATCTGCACGCGTTTGCGATGCTGGCCAACGAAGCCGCGATGGCGGTGGAAAACGCGCTCTCGTATGAAGAGCTCCTGCGAGCCAACCAGCAGCTCAAGGCGGCCACGGAGCGGCTGCTGCTGCAAGAGCGGCTGGCC
The DNA window shown above is from Candidatus Omnitrophota bacterium and carries:
- a CDS encoding VCBS repeat-containing protein, giving the protein MVSQLALPPRRAEAAPGSSTASAGSAPPPAVSTIQSFQPDLFTGRATTSIPIAVPPGRKGMQPSLGLSYSSSSRNSWVGVGWGLDLGFIERNTKDGVPKYDSTDAFTFMFQGVASELVRIADGTYRAKDEGLFLRVEDKSLSGWEVRDKSGTRYFFGQTAASQVESLGRAFRWGLDQVIDVNGNSLTITYVKDQSQLYPSQIRYTGHEPTGLAPANQVDFILENRPDVEISYRSGYAVTTAKRLTAIETRSTIHDPPSLVLARRYALGYRASARTGRSLLDSITQVGHDGLTSLPATRFTYQEDAPAYTVSSSGASTSVVAWNLRKAGLDTGNDNFGCVNPYAGLPWGSPTVVSSSADLGCAGAAVSSDGTITLNACQDQFVHAYTWVYASSARTIALQFPRSNDVEGCVWREDAGGVTRLGGTNEAISVSLSAGWSQLHITAYHEHQGWDNLRLTGGLATQVDVMSPSQFLKPQLTGDVDGNGTNDLITFDAITGTWAVSRGQSFGTSPAETWLTSFGNTGSVPVLGDWDGDGLTDIAIVNGSTWRFARSTSSSFQADVRPSISTASGTPLTGDFNGDGLVDLGEYSAGTWEIWLNASGTFVRSSALALTLGSSEADPVTGDFNGDGLTDVGIVRRNAGDWLWAFSTGNGFISNATWLRNFGPNLPHTTADFNGDGITDVAYYDRGSGQVVFLPLRGTSYDPLKVLPFAFSLRSPDDSLQVGDLNGDGAMDLAVLNSLTGRSEMAQSRGSGFADLLIGMDNGLGGATSLAYQPSSQLNNTLLPFILPVVASSTISDGMNHRYATTYSYAGGFYDGPTKEFRGFASASVRDVDGNVSSTTFLQDFYRKGRPSVSETRDASGNLWTRSEQTWTTTEPFPGVHFVKLEQTESVLYDGDATFKRTRSRFAYDAYGNITRTDADGEVDAAGDERAGTTAYVYNESAWILNKPSLTQTLDAGGQVVAQRRFTYDGPNLAKEEEWLSEPGAQSPEQWFATTLTYDAYGNVKTVKDALGRVTTNTYDASGTYLIEIKNALNHTRALVYDPRTGAVISSTDANGVTSTTEYDVLGRVTKVIGPTDTSSLPTISYEYILSSVPITTVTRTRINSGQTPTIDVSTFMDGLGRTIQTRTPAEDSTKQIVTGAVEFNARGQVAQQWVPYLDEFSMTYVATGPPGHLATVSYTYDPPGRLLTTTNADGSTTHTQYDDWSVTGTDANEHQTRHTNDAYGRLIKAEELNETETYTTTYEYDTLNNLTQVTDTKGNITRITYDSLGRKRSMDDPDMGHWSYEYDPVDNLTKQTDARGVVTNFSYDELNRLQQKSYTIPSTLHLPPSTSVSYTYDNPAKSFAKGKLTEISDGSGSSSFEYDTLGRLIKESKTIDSTTHTVHRTYDLPGRLVTLTYPDTDVASYTYNNQGGIETVDVTSATRPLSHLVTDVQYNAAGQMLKIAYGNGVVSDYSYDPQTLRLNHLATWSPGHSATLQDFSYDFDAVGNVKSITDRVHTGTQTFEYDDLNRLTRAQGAYGDLQYAYDPLGNMINKEGVAMTYGLADRSKPHAVTSTSSFQPPASSLQLTYDANGNMLTKSSSSITQSLHHSLTDSQYVYDAENRLVEVQAPQAEDVTVTFHPGWNFFSLPVILEDGSITKLLPTFSRDFDQVVRMASTFDLPPSTHLEYFFGDPEFDDFSTLDYGTAYQLYCTASAPVIITFSGKLPSKPFAQSLEAGWHLLPTLSLEPSALSRVFGGLDTDHLLAFDATAQTLKPATTAEANTAYWVHLRTAGTFAPSLPRDPTTRFLYDGDGGRVKSITAAGPTTFLGELFEKDPTGKTTKYVFAGSQRLAAITQPASAGGPGSPEPGALSALRFYHTDHLGSSNVITDSAGALVQLEEYTPYGSSHRHEGTANVPQKFTGQRFDASTGLYYYHARYYDPELGRFISPDAFIQNPFDPQSLNRYSYVRNNPLRYTDPSGNFLWIPFLIAAAKAILIAAATFAAFNVGFGVATGQITTWTAAGHAALAGAAAGATFAAGAIVVGPAIAGTLLGQLALIGASGAVGGGVGNGLAGGSFLQGAFSGAVGAVATFGVVKGIGATVGRTAIGQAIGRGLSRAFQPVTNAFGNAYAQTQAALGRGGAVAGSGSGTGALKGRIRVGMPSEQGSGTDTIYRGVSKDHPGFRNAQRGIVLPRGGPMDAIAHNEGYTNSPFTSWSANRNVAESFAGKGGVVLEKQVPWNRTVWSPDAYNENEVLIQGPVLNADVTQQ
- a CDS encoding fibronectin type III domain-containing protein, whose product is MRNVVAEGRWIPWVFIAIVLAALLAASFPAFAADTTPPTAPPQPTEGSTIDRDAIGGGSYYVYWYGTPAAADAESGIAAYELQERAGLAGAWSTLSTTAYRYAYVSGRLDTTTYFYQVRAQNKAGLWGPFSPSSDGILIDKTVPVTIATVTDDGAAQVSLTSLHATWTPTTDAQSGVVGYQYLIRQDSTSGAVIVTYTSVGLATEVTRAALNLLPGKLYFVGVLAKNGAGLYSTPRYSDGIRTPDPTPPGSPGQPMEGSSTATVDYDYDGDGSYYVSWAAASDPDSGIAAYELQERAGPVGAWITLTTTATSRYAVVSGRLNTIQYRYQVRAKNGAGAWGGWSASSDGIVVDNTPPSAVTVADDGSTTASSTWLHAVWTISSDPESGIAGYQYCIRQDSTSGAVIVSWTSTGTATEVTRASLSLINGKKYFIGVAAKNGGGLLSSTRYSDGITVVFDTTPPVITSTMPADGSVIGAAQTAPAIAATAQTAASPGSLSVVLIPGLSMGGMMSNSLYVVRAGFPPSLPPPQAGSRMIAVEGSADEVISSAIVNGVAAVVTGSAFRAEGVPVVEGPNQIAITAKDLAGNPATKVITVTLDTRPPARPTVATAPTILATATHTLTGTKTPQTSVWISDQEVVSLNDATTWSATVSFIEGDNVFVIVTKDAAGNASASNTARIVVDALPPVVSFAAPSKTNLTPATLTGSVDDSLTAVTINGIVAARQGQGFSVDIPLSPGANTLRLAAVSPNGHVTEAAHAITLGTIPTLQIIQPAARAKVPANAPATLQVTASDAEQDPIEYRFSVDGAPLGDWSSAASIVWTPSLSATSVHTITAAVRDAFGGERTVDVKVRVARPTVEHP
- a CDS encoding GAF domain-containing protein, with protein sequence MMLAHYVISLGLTAATLGVLALVVYAKGASRPSHQLFALYYLAIAWWSGFEALAITRAEAISALFWWRWNHLGVIFIPVFFVHFVILQLEPERKIRQQPLLVLSYALGAVFAGLDATPWLIERVRQSPPFQFFVLPGPLYAVFFLWWFTLAGYGLVMLFRVCARSSGSKRNQLRYFAWSMLAAYVGGVPNFFPTFELSIPYLMPFGTYAIPLHGVVATYAIVRHHLMDIRLAVTRTGALLATYLTVLGIPFVMSWWGRGVLEARLGSLWWMAPLGLCTVLATAGPFAYAYLRRQAEDALLREQRRYQRALQKAARGMTQVREVKTLTKLITRVISQTVGVTHASLLLRDGAEGGYTLRASRGPQRLSLESRYVLEEAHPLIQWLKAQRRVYTIDDLARCRDVSIRRELAGLGAALVIPGLIEHRLIGVLVLGPKQSGEPYSIDDLHAFAMLANEAAMAVENALSYEELLRANQQLKAATERLLLQERLAAAGQFAAGMAHEIKNPLSAIKTFAELLPERYQDPDFRGRFFRIVQGEINRINTIVQELLDFAKPAPLELAPTHLSSLVEETLQLLSNQCLKQQVKVTRRFDERGVTFEADGKQLKQMILNLLLNSLEAMDNGGQLTVSTSVREARLILRITDTGSGIAADQLGAVWDPFFTTKERGMGLGLAIVKGVVERHGGRLQLSSEPGRGTTVELSFPLSGTMEQ
- a CDS encoding septation protein SpoVG family protein, translating into MSEPMKLAITRFVAHSQRTSLKAFCDVAVNHSLLIKGIRVVEGRNGPFVSMPRQQGTKGDWHDSVIPLTKELKEELQRIVLEAYYSHYQRGGLR
- a CDS encoding response regulator; the protein is MPKPRILIADDEEGIRESLSLILEHDYDLTFAENGQQALEALRRASFDVVLLDIKMPKLDGLDVLRTLRKAKTKPPILVLTAYQSVELAKEAVKLGARDYLPKPFDRAQILDAVRGILHGG
- a CDS encoding cupin domain-containing protein — protein: MSPAARTKPVRRSKRPKPPSADTAKTVGARLHAIRKAQKVRLLELAERSGVDAGTISRIETGKMTGTLESHIALATALGLKVTELYAGIEEARLKDAVTVQPASARAEVYVHQAGKTSLAMLTADILKKKLMPVLITIEPGGATHKEEAKVGTEKFLYVLEGVLEAHVGQATHRLTRGSTLYLDASIPHQLRNPGSKPVRCLSVTTPPAL